The genomic stretch tatttaaaaaatcatacatgGAGACCAAGGCAgtagaaaaagtaaatttttgttgcactgtgttatctgtGCCAAGGACCAAACCATAAACATGTTCATTTAAGGAAGCGATTACTTACGTTGCTTCGAACGAATATCATAGTGtttaaaattttaacaaaaaaaaaaaacaaatgctctCAAAGAGTACCATTGTACAATTGAATCTCTGATGTTGTAACAACATTTTTGTAGGAAGCAGGAAAGTTCATCCATCCATGCTCCAAATACCAAATTGTGTTATAAATTACGCGAAAATTTTTAGCCGAAAAATCATTGATCATCTAGCAACAAATGGGACCGAGTACAAAAAAATGTTACGCCATTCACAAACGTCCACCGCGAGTGGCGGCAGCGCCGTTGACGAACCGGTGATTGATGATGTTGTAGTTTAGGTAGCAAAACACTATGCTTCAACACTAGCGCCTTTTCATACCGCAGCGCTACTTATGAAAAAATGCATTGCCGCAACTTGTTGTTGCGGTAGGAAAAAAATAACAGCATCTAGGGTATGGGAAGCTTTTCTtctcgttttttttgttttgccgcTTGTTACGCTGGCCAGTTACCAGTTATTCAGTGATTTGTTTTTGTTCGTGCCTACGTTCAAATATCTTGAGAAAATCTCACGTTGAGAGAACGGCCAATTTTGTGCATAGCATCCAAATAGATTACTTTATGGATTGTTACAAATTTGCTACtattaatttaaatttataaaaaacaCCTGCTTTATATTTCAATATAATACAGACAAAATTTGCAAACTGGTTCTATTTTAGTACATACATACTCCCATAGgatgtaaatgtaaacatttCTCCCATTTCTTATGTAAATGATATGACGCATGGGAAAATGAAAGCAATATTTCTATCCGGTGCAGCGGCGAAAATGACTTCCTGAGACGGTTTCGCTTTGATGGCAGTAGTACCTATAGCGAAACATCATTGCACTGAAGCTTCGAGCCGTTGAATGAAAcagcacaaaaatgatttcagtgataaaagagaaacgaaacctCTACAAAATCACAAcaaaagaaattattttttgatgacattgtttataaaacaacaccaataaaatactgaaaaaatctATCGAATTCATAATATTACCGTGAGATGAGTTAAATTTATTCGTTCTTCTCTCCAAATCCACTTCGCGAGAATTCTACgccaaaatcaaaacaacaacATCTCCACCGTTGGCTGCTCCACGGCGCCAGTAAGAAAGCGTAAAATTAAAACAGAACAAATGTGGATACTAAcctttccaaaactgctaagGGGTCCATTGACCCAGCGGTCTGCTTCGAGCCGCCCGGTCAGCAGAGCACCGGTATTCGGATCAACATGTTGCCACTCACGAATCTCACGCTGGAAGGGACCCCGCAGTGCCGAACCGGCAGGAATCGAACATGCCGTAGCAGATGCTGCTGCGGCCACTTCCATATCGCCACTTCTTCACGACCAAAGCACGCGGATGCCCGATATTCGATGACACCCTTCTGCAGTTGGACTCTGGAACTATCACCACACAGCGCGGAGAGTTTGATGCTCAGTTCGGTCACCTCCCAGAAACTGGTTTCTGCTGCCAGTAGACTTGGCGAATGCGAGCGATAGGTTTGAACGGGAAATTACAGTGATGTGTGTTGTAATGCAAAGCCGTTGGGTGTCCGTTATGTTTCTATTAATTTAATTGAGTCTTTTTCGTGGCTCGGGTGATCTGGAAAATAAGGAAACGAATTGGAGGTTATGagtattgaaaataaattcaaaaaaaaagttgagtaTGCAAATATCATGTTAGGCTATGAATTCCAAAattcagaaaaagttataattaGATGGTGTACAATGGGGCATTGAACCTATAATTGTAAGGTCATACTCAAGCAATACCATACTAGTGTGTGTATTTATGCGTGTTACCCATTCATTGAAAAACTGATTCACTTTAGCAGAAAGTTGGCTGTACACTGTTTTGGGTAATTGAAGGTGGATAGTAGAATAATGCTGCCACCAAGCGAACAGATTTAGAATGAGTTGCACTTTTTAAGCTTTTCGGGATATGTTATTTGCCTCGAAATTCTACTCTTCTCAGAACCGCTGACGATGGTATAAAGCCCCTGCCAAGCTACAGTTAGTCTTAGTTTGGTTACGTTAAAGCTTAGATCGTTCCCTGTGCAGgattttaaattgcaaaaacTTTCGTTGAGTTATGAAGCGGGTTTGGACGGTCATAATTTTGGCACTCTGTGCTGCAAATAGTGTTTACTGTAGTTTTGGATTGAATGTGACAGTGCCTGGCTACACGGACAACGTTAATCAGTTTATAGACAATGGAATAAATGCAGTGATAAGggcaaatgcaacgataaaAATTTCCGCAGAGAGTGACAGCAGTGGCACTATTGGGAATCTAATTTTTATCGCTAATAATGTCACAACCCCTCTGAACAAATTACTGGGTAGTATCTTAGCGGCTTCTGCGGTGAAAAATGCTAGCATTCAAGATACGTTCGCAAATCTATCAACATTGGTGACGAATACGAAGCCAGCGCTCAGTGCCGCTTCGAATGCTGCGAAGAACCTTCAAGAAAAAACGAAAGATTTTCTCTATCAAGTAGTGAATGGTAATTTAACAGCTTTATCCACAATGTTAACGAACCTTTCAAATGGATTAAACTACCTTAAAACGCAAGTCCAACAAGCAGCGAATGAACAATATCCATTATCCAGTCAAAACATCACTATTTACCTCAACAGTACTGTACTATCCAACGTCACAACACCACTGCAAGCCATCAAGAGCAGTCTAACAAATGTCGCCGCAATTATCACAGTCATTGGTTCCGAACGAACCCAAGCCGTGAACTACTTGTCACAAGTCAATACAACACTGCATAAAAGTCTCCAAAACATCCAAAATGCAGCGGCAGCTTTTAACCACACCGTACTGGAAACCTATAGCCGCATAAGTACTTATCAAGTGAACGCGTTCAAAGCCATCAACCAAACCTACGCGACGATAGCTTTACGTGGATCCGCCTACAACGGAGGAGATATCAGCAATCTAACAATGTTCCTATCGGACCTAGTCGCAGCTAATGACAGTTTTTCACAGCTTGTCAGCCTTAGCACCAATTATACAATGGAACAGTTCAATCCGGTTCTGCAGGATAGCATGAGTGCAGCATCGAAAATGATTTTGACGACTGCCGGGTTCGTCGCCAATCAAAGTACCGTCAATGAAAGCGATTATACCTACCAATGTACGGCGCGAATCATGCAACGACTCCAGCAAAATCCTCTGCTGCTCACGAGACTCTCCCGATGCATACAGCAGGAATCCAACGCCTTCCAACCTACGACCACGTTTGCCCAGTTTCAAATGGATCTGGTCAAGAACGCAGCCGTATCGATTGCGAATCAGTTGGCCAAAACCTGCCAGCGGCCAACGGGGCTTTGTGCCAAGGCGGTAAACGTTTAGTAAATTGATCAACTTTCAGTGAAATATATTAAATTTCAACGTTTGCAGTATTTTGCAGCCCTTCCGGACCACTCTCAGATGGTGCAGAACAAAGTTTCTGTCATCGCCGGTGGAATCAGCAACGATGAGCACATAGTAACCGGCCGGACTCTAAGCTGCATCCATGGAACCACGGCGGACATCATCGAGAATGCACGATTTATTAGGAAGCGTTTCAACAAGTGTCTCTTAACCGGACCGTAAACAAAGCCCCGGACCGTGCCGACAAAGCTAGTAGTTTTTTAAAGGTTTTCAGTGTTGCACTTGGGACAATTTGGCTGTTTTTACATTGGcaatccattttttattttctttaattacgtaaaaaacgcgtaaattctgcaatcagCGTAAAGAAGTTTCATTTGCTAAGATTTTCAATCAATGCTTAAAACTTTCGGAAAAGAATCAACAGCAGTGTTATTTTTACCTGCGAATCGAgctgaaaatcacgaaaaaCTATAAGAAGGCTAGGCCAAATTAGTGAATATTCAGTAACTGAATTAGGTAAATTCAAcggacactctgaataaacgatttgaaaatgaaaaaccatTAAAAATAAGCCACGTAAAACAACggctttttttttgggaaatccgtgaatttcgaaatccgcgtaaaaagcctcATAAAAAGAGACTTTCGAGTATTATATTTTTACATATTATACTTTTTTGGCACAGTATCATAAAGTGATTTCGTTCATCTTTCTTTGGTTGGGATTTTGATAAGACGAATTATTTGGATAAGaccaattccattctactaagacgctcaataaAAAATTCTTTTGGATGAGACGGTCTACAATTACCAAAAAAATCCTTGTTTGTTTCTTCAGGGGAACTGTCGATTAAATGCCCATTCAAGATGAGACGGGTTACTGCAATATGTTATGAAATACACACTTATTAATGTAATTTAGAATCCGATcgttttaatttaatgttatcAACACGTGTTGATCATATAAGCTTTCTGAATTATATGAATCTTACGAAAACTGAAACATATGTTTCGAGGCCTATTTCTCACATTTTATACAACTTTTTCCGTGAGACATTACGTAATCAAGTAACGATACtacgagcttcgtagccgcaaggttacagagtcagctttgacaagcgaatggtgataggtttgaatcttagtagaaccaaaccattcgttcgcaaaaaggactttaagtatgggtttattctcaggctcttccacacaaaatcttctctccagatttaataacctctcgtctaaagcttcgataatatcatagactataccacgttatatgcttttagagtgatagcctgcactgccgtgagatgacaaagtgacgtaaaggccattttttcgaatatgagtttttttatgccaatttgttcattattcgaagacctatcttttggtatcttccttttcattgttacttattcgtacgttgtataaaatcaaaaaaacaaagtgacgtaggcacctatttcaatacaaaattgacgagaaattcattcgtttttgggccgtactgaaaaactgatcacttggatctacgtcacaatgtcatatcacggcagtgcaggaggatatgataaggtcgataaggaaggtagtaggttactaagtctgaaggagaagacaaataagcactataacacggagcaggttacttctcaataagtagcactgcaaaatggtaaaaaaaaaaacagaagtgtgtaaacagcaaaaaaaacgtccggacaatgccacaataaatcaaacaactactggtcgcagtagggtccacacaaaaaaaaaatgatactaCCCCCCCTCAAACGCAAACGGAGAAGAATTCATTACTTtcagcaacattttattacttttcgtaTCTTATAACCGCGCATTAGACAAGAAAAGTAACAAACTAGAAGTAAAATAATATATGACGGCTAGGCTACGCGCCTGTATGTGTTTCTACAGGGGAACCTACAATCGAgagccgcaatgcatgtgttagcggGGCTTCACTCactgcatttgtattgaagcaacgatcaggttcatttccatccgctttatttatttatttatgaatcGTGTATATCTGAGTAGCTTACAAAAAATACACATgcggtggaatctgaaatatctctccagagagataatGAATTGCTCACGCAAAAGGACATTACTCACAATAAGTTCACAACTGAACTCACTGCAGTGCTCTtgagcatatatcaaatgagagGAGCATCTAGGTAAggaagtagattgcgttgtatGCTTTGTCTACATAAACTGAAAAAATACCCTGCAGTCCGTCATGCATTTTTCctcttcgaatgctatcgaatttTGCTCAACAGTGcagtgtacttctgtgtattcttaCTAGAGTGATTCAACTTCGCTCAACTGTGGTGTGAGCAGCAagtgttttaatttttctaCCAGCGCCAGAAACACAGTACAAAGGAGAATAAACAAGTGTGGTGCAAGAAAAAATGCCACACACAGTTCTTTCCACATATCAAAGAGAGTAACAAGCCTGCTTGCAAGAAAGCAACTGTTTGTGTTTCTCTCTAACGCAGTTTCTGGTCGTAAATTGATTTTAAGAAGCATATgatgtctttgaaatcatcaacgtttgcatactttATGACGGAACGGAAAATATACCTGACAGCTCTTATCGTATTTTTTCTCTACGCCGTATGCGTACAGCAaacaaactaatacacgcaaAATATGCGGCAGTAGGTGTTGCTACTAGACGGGAGATGATTGATATTACTTTAtgagtaacaaatttgttatacAAGAGAGAAGCTTTCGTTGTTCCTTTTAGAGAACCAAGTGAAAATTCTGTGTGTGGTCGTAACGGCTATTATTAGATAGTTACGATCTcagttgttacttgactggggaagtatttcattgctttttatgtaaCAAATGTGTTaccaagccagtcgtcgtagattcgaCTCTCGGCTCAGAAGAGATCATTCACACACATTCTTACACAGTCATCAACATGTGTCAGTGTTGATGAAAGCCACTTATAGTGTGTTTAATGGAATGAGCTCGACTGCACGCCTTCATTAAACCTTATGTTCATCActgtttttaaaaacttttgttCAGTAAGAAGTTTCATAATTACGccaattgttattttttctcgtTTGACTAAGATTTGGTTACTAAGTTAATTTagagttttatttaaaataattagatCAGTTTGATGAAGTTACCAAAAAGAtgaaaacaatttattttttattcaatgcACTATTTAAGAAGAGTACTTTTTAAGAAGAGTTACCAGTGGTGTGCATGAAAATTGCAGAAATCGACTTTGTCACTTTTCCACTAAATTCCACAGTATTCAAAATAGTAGGGGAAGcttaccagttatggcaatacttaaaaaaaataccaattatTACATGAACCAGTTATGGTCTATAGAGTTTAAATAAAGTAGTGCCATAACTGGTGCCATTCCCCTCACGCAATATAACCATAACTAGTGCACTTTCCATAAttggctcacctaccctacatgaATATAAGTACAGTTCATAAAGTCACGAGTAAACTTGAGCAAATGCACGAAAGATTTGGCCGGCAGCAGCAAAATGCACACACTAGCACAGTTGAATGTTACGGCTGAcatttgcgttaaaaaaatgtaaagcGTTTGCGTTAAAAAGTGGGTTTTTTCGGGTggcggtaaaaaaatatttataacagGTTGATAAATTTCTCACGGAAGTGACGCTCTTGCGAGCGGTCTTCGgccagttaaccggaacattcgccatggcggacgaaaccatgcgtgtaggcatgtttttcagttttctgacgtaggactacgtctttgttttctatactagattacactttgtgaaaaggaaaatgaaactggcaaatgttgcgtcagatttcaaacggttatagcaagcgaacgacttaatgcatcttagtcatttatatgtcggtggatagataaaatgtgtaacaattttttgatattatgttcaacattgttgctttactgcttaatggtggaaaaaggtgaaaagttccaaggtcaagctttcccatacatatccctcgttattggcttgcttcccaagcacagataacaataacatggacgaaataaattccactgcctacatattttgactcaacaaagtgttttggtttgtttgtctttgtctaagctgcgtggccacgccttaatggtaaaaatctacgctgaactcgatacaaaagactgcgtgggaaaaattcagcttcagtttagtttgttccacaatagcgtaGTATTGAAGacgtagtattgaagatgttttggtttgtttctctttctttctataagctatgtggccacgccttaatggtaaaaatctacgctgaattCGATACAAAAGACACAATAGCGTAGTATTGAAGacgtagtattgaagatgttttggtttgtttctctttctttctataagctatgtggccacgccttaatggtaaaaatctacgctgaattcgatacaaaagactgcgtgtgaaaattcagcttcagtttagtttgttccacaatagcgagtgcggtgcagctgttaaaggtacgcgacattgagaaaagAGAGCTGCATaggagtcaacttccaggcaccgcggagcatgttacctttattctgcacacggcagcaacagttaccatcgtacgctgcaggatattttgctagcgcagctactggagggcagcaacagttaccatcgttcgctgcaggaTATAATGCTGGCAAAGCTACTGGAGGGCatagcggagagcaaattttatgcgcggctaacaaaatattcaatactaccggtggtggtgcgatcatcagcgttctatagcatacatttcgagctgaagattatcgaatcggttcttttttgaactataaatgctttaaataagagttacgagaattttcacaactactcctagtgtgaaatgttcatctatttctcaataatcattttgacaataacgaccagggcgcaccagagataaacggtagtgttgcctatgaatagtttatcacaacaagatataaccctcatttcaagaattttcactgctgaattgagtgattttccgatttaattgtatgtttgtgcccactcgaactccgttatcagtcaaatattagaaacgaaaattagttaatctaagaaccagagtgattttcgcatcgggaaagcaaaaactttcttttgatgcttatgaaaatcactcagtagtatcgaaagtgttttggtttgttcctctttctcgaagctacgtagccacgccttaattgcaaaaatctgctctgaactcgatacaaaagactgcgtgtagaaaattcagcttcagtttagtttgttacacataagcgagagcagtgcagctgttaaaggtacgcgacattgagaaacgagagctgcatacgagtcaacttccaggcactgcggaacatgttacacctttattttgcatacggcagcaacagttaccatcgttcgatgcaggatattttgctggcacagctactggagggcacagcggagagcaaattttatgcgcggccaacaaaatattcctggtgcgattatcagcgttctgtagcacaaatttctaactgaatattatggaatcggttcttttcagaactatagatgctttaaaatgagagttatgagaattttcgcaactactactagcgtaaaattttcatgtattcatgcatcgttagttttgaaataacgactatcaaaaataaacggtagtgttacctatgaacagtttagcgcagcatataataatatttagtttagcatatattatatatttagtcctacgtcaccatttcatacaacccctagggctgtataccttgtagtattcttcgttttatttctcgaatcctcctcagttttcgcgacaaaactgTTGGAGTAGaccttacgcttcaggtttgctcagaaattcttgatgggacgcaacttggaGACTTTGGGCGGGTTCGCCGGCTTGGGTACTACATTGATATTCAGTCGCTTCATCTTCTCCAAtgatcgcttcgagtaatggGCCGATGCCTGATCCGAacaaaacaccgcgtcttcggtcttatggtatttcttgatgaacgacgcagacacttcgtactataaaatTTACCCGGTCAcgaccagtccggagcgaaagaaatcACCTTCTTGTTGATTGACAACCACAGCAGCAAAAATGGGAaatttggtgtgtgaaatgaacttcacctcggagctcacttccttcgagagggaagtaaaatacgaaatgccctgccagtcgttgccatccagagtgagacaggtctcgtcgtccatcaccaccgctacGTCGCGATCTGCCGGAAAATTGACCTGAGCATCTTGACCTCTAAGCGCTGCCGCTGCggcattgcctgcagctccgatacCAGTGCACGGGACTGCCACTTTCTGAAAtgcatgtccatgttcgccaggtactttttcactatttggccggttgcaccgaccttccAGCCAAGCGTACGcaacgatgtagccacttttccctcggtctttctcttcaaTATCCTTTAGAGCTTCTTATCgcgggtcgtcggccgtccggaactggGTTTTCTTTCGATAGTCTGTTGTCCGACGTGCGACAAAGTTCCGCACGGTGTCCGTTTCCGATGCGGCGGggcaccgttctttgaacgcgcatacttcggaacggagtagcttcactgttttcgccatcacggttagagttcgactgatagagctgtcaattttttctgctgactaatgggttactatgattgatgcggCTTGGCCagttcgtcagtgcgtgtgaaggtaaaccaatGAAAATcgtcaatttttgtccattattTTACCGCAGACGTATTAGGTTATTTTCTCGATgtctttttattattattattttcagtcCCTAGATAGTGTGTATTTTAATCCACTATCTAGGGACCAGTAATTTAATGTCGAACATTTCCATATTGTGAACAGAAAATCTGATTATGTTTTTTTGTGATATTCGCTTATTGCAGGTTACAATCAAAAAGTTAATTGGAATTTACTATCCATTAATCTGTCAACTTTGTATCGATGATGATTGAGTGATAGCTTCATAGCTTTACGAAGTTGGTGTGTGCAAATAATGtcttcttacttactttactttacttttttggctaacggaccgttcaccggtcgagggccgaacgaattagagatgtccagcttcttctgtcttgggcagccgttctccagtctccccgtacatcagcagatcgtgcatcttcttccaccgcgcacatccaccgcgtgcgaggcctacaaCGGGGTCGacagcctcttcctggttctctactgaagatagttttggcggctctctcgtcaggcatcctggctacatgtccagcccactgaagcctgccccgctgtattaccttcactatatcagcatgtttgtatacctggtacaactcgtgattcatacgtctgcgccacactccatcttccagtttaccgccaagtatctatcgcagaactttacgctcaaaaactcgaagcactcgtcgatcagctcccttcagcgtccatgcttcatgctcgtaaagggccaccgggagtatcagcgttctATACAACGCTAGTTTTgagcgagtttgcaaactacgggacttAGCTTGTTACGtcgtccgtagaaagccctgttcgcagctgcaactcgtcgtttcacttcacgactcatatcgttgtcacatgtcacaagcgtccgaagataaacgaattcgtcaaccacatcagtaccaacaccacggggactcccacgctctctgccagctaccatgtacttcgttttggcagagttaatgacaagtcccaatctcgctgcttctctcttaaaaggtacgaaggcctcctccacggccttacggttgataccgatgatatcgatgtcgtccgcaaagccaagaagcatgtgagatttcgtgatgatcgtaccgtttctttcgacgtttgctcttcgtactgcaccctcaagagcgatgttaaacagtaggttggagagcgcatccccctgcttcagtccatccaacgttacgaacgcgactgatgtctcgccagctatccgcacgcacgattttgatccctccagtgtcatacggctcagctttattagtttcgtagggaaaccgtgttccagcatgatctgccacagctcgtttcttttcactgagtcgtatgccgccctgaagttcACAAACAGATTTCCACcactcactgcggctacgcgtcagaacagagagaggtacagagtggcaagagctgctgaaaatagaacccaccgtcggaagaagcgcgagtacgaggagctggtgctcgccagcgcagaggacagctacgctcaaaacgacgtgcggagattctatagaactgtcaacagagtcagaagcaggaatttcccggtgccggtcatgtgtaatgacaaggacggcaacctgcttactgataaaccgacggttgcagccaggtggaaggagcattttcaggcgctattgaacggtgaggagccgaatgagcagagcaggaacaggatgacgattatgagtgacgaacaagctgtggagccaccaacacaggaggagctgaaaaaggcgattagtgagctgaaaaacggcaaggccgctgggaaggacggtatcccggccgaacctctaaaagcgggaagcgagcggctgtactttgccctatctataagaagggccatcgattggattgtggcaactatcgagggataacgttgctcaactccgcatataaagtgctctcccgtatcctgttcttcagaatgagaccgttaacggaatcctcggaataccaggctggttttcgacaagggcgttccacgacggatcaaatcttcaccctgcgacagatcctcgataagttccgggagtacaacttaccgactcaccatctgtttgtggacttcagggc from Wyeomyia smithii strain HCP4-BCI-WySm-NY-G18 chromosome 3, ASM2978416v1, whole genome shotgun sequence encodes the following:
- the LOC129732430 gene encoding uncharacterized protein LOC129732430, encoding MKRVWTVIILALCAANSVYCSFGLNVTVPGYTDNVNQFIDNGINAVIRANATIKISAESDSSGTIGNLIFIANNVTTPLNKLLGSILAASAVKNASIQDTFANLSTLVTNTKPALSAASNAAKNLQEKTKDFLYQVVNGNLTALSTMLTNLSNGLNYLKTQVQQAANEQYPLSSQNITIYLNSTVLSNVTTPLQAIKSSLTNVAAIITVIGSERTQAVNYLSQVNTTLHKSLQNIQNAAAAFNHTVLETYSRISTYQVNAFKAINQTYATIALRGSAYNGGDISNLTMFLSDLVAANDSFSQLVSLSTNYTMEQFNPVLQDSMSAASKMILTTAGFVANQSTVNESDYTYQCTARIMQRLQQNPLLLTRLSRCIQQESNAFQPTTTFAQFQMDLVKNAAVSIANQLAKTCQRPTGLCAKAYFAALPDHSQMVQNKVSVIAGGISNDEHIVTGRTLSCIHGTTADIIENARFIRKRFNKCLLTGP